A stretch of the Ornithodoros turicata isolate Travis chromosome 4, ASM3712646v1, whole genome shotgun sequence genome encodes the following:
- the LOC135391564 gene encoding histone H3.3A, with product MARTKQTARKSTGGKAPRKQLATKAARKSAPSTGGVKKPHRYRPGTVALREIRRYQKSTELLIRKLPFQRLVREIAQDFKTDLRFQSAAIGALQEASEAYLVGLFEDTNLCAIHAKRVTIMPKDIQLARRIRGERA from the exons ATGGCTCGTACGAAGCAAACCGCCCGAAAGTCTACAGGAGGTAAAGCTCCCCGCAAACAGCTGGCCACGAAAGCTGCCCGTAAAAGCGCGCCCTCCACGGGAGGCGTCAAGAAGCCTCACCGTTACAGGCCCGGAACTGTGGCGCTTCGTGAAATTCGTCGTTACCAAAAGTCTACAGAGTTGCTCATTCGTAAACTGCCCTTCCAACGTCTCGTACGTGAAATTGCGCAGGATTTCAAGACTGATCTCCGTTTTCAGAGCGCTGCCATTGGTGCACTTCAG GAAGCTAGCGAAGCCTACCTGGTGGGTCTATTTGAAGACACTAACTTGTGTGCCATCCACGCTAAGCGGGTGACTATCATGCCGAAGGACATCCAACTCGCCCGACGAATCCGTGGCGAACGTGCTTAA